Below is a genomic region from Haliotis asinina isolate JCU_RB_2024 chromosome 14, JCU_Hal_asi_v2, whole genome shotgun sequence.
CACAAAGTAACAGGGAGGCTAAGATAATGTTTGTAGTTGAAAAATCATGTTTTACTGCGTATGTGTTTTATTTCTTCGTTTTCTTCCTTTTCTAATCTGAAAAAAATTACATTTGCAACTTCAGTTTTAAGAAAAGGTCAATGGTGACAGAATGTAGTTAGATAATCTTAATTTATAGCTAAACCACTCGAAGCAATAATGTTAGTCTGACATTAATAGCAGTGTCGCGTTCTAATGTGCATAAAATCATGTAAACACCCAAGTTCCTATTTGTTCTTCCAAGGGTTTTGTTCCAAATTCTCTCTTCGTTTCGATACATGGACATATGTTATATGTATTGTTAGAATAAGATCCCGGCTGCTATCTGGCTCATTTGCATGAGGTATGGATTAACCTACACGTTCTAAAATATTTGCGTTCGTGGGAACAGTATTTAAAGGTCCCACctaagaccagggttcgattttccacatagatggaatgtgTGAAGAGGCATTTCGGGTGTCTTCCATCGtaatattgctggcatatttgAACACGCGACTCCATACTCATTAACTCATTCATACTCATGGAACTACCCCCATACCCTGCAGTATACCCGTTTTGACAATACATTAATATTATCTTTGATGAAAACTCATCTTGAGTtgataaaatgtttgaaaaaaacctTGCACGTTCAGTATTTGATTACCTGAAGTAcctaaaacataacaaaaaattCGTGTTAAGTAAAGTCTTCTTGAAAAATTATATCTGCTGGTTTACCCTAAGCTTACTCTTTCCAACCGAGATCATGTGACAATAAAGCAATATAACTGTTTTTCGTCCCAGACCGTCCGTATATACTGTAGTATATTACCCTTTTCATGTGTCTGTTGTAGAAATATCTAAGAAAACCATTTAACTCAACTTTACTTTGAGACCTAGAGGTATTTAGCCCAAGAAGTTGTTCCACGGGGCCCTTGACAGAAGAAAGGGCGTGTCatcaagtgttttttttttcagtacatAAAGTCTTGTGTTATACAAGAGCGTTCATCACCACGGAAGTGACCTGCTATTACTGGGGGTCTACTGGGGTCATTCACACTGgttgtaaaatgatattaaGCTCCGGGCGGGACTGAACGTCAATCGCTCTAAAATCCATTGCTGGTCTGTTCACGTCTATGAAATTTCTCTATAATCCAATAACACCCATTTGAATGAGAAGAAATTACATTTTCTACGCCGCCGGCTTTACGGAGAATCTGTGTACCACAAGGAGGTGTTTTCGGTTCATAGGGTTTAGTGGAATAAAGGCGATGGATATGTTGGTGCTATGTTAGCCATTCTCAAGTTGTAGCACGTGGTGCCAGTCGCGAATACAACACTTCATAACCGCTCCTTGTAGCTTTTTAATATGGGATAAACTTTTATATCACATTTATATCCTGTATAGATTAAGGGAAAGCATTACACATAAAGCAGAATCGCTCCTTCCTTCCTCCTGCCAAGGTTTAAAGTAAGGTTAGACCTAAAGATTTCTATGGAAGGTAGTTATATGGATATATTTTATAAGTCACGGAAATACGTCATTTCACAACAGGAGAGAAAATGTATTTAGCGCATGATGCTATGGAGAGAATTTctatcagtgacaaaaatgGTATCCGATGCAATTCCATAgtttgacttgtaccatatgttgCGATTTTCTATCGATGTGACTGCCACCGGTGGAGTAGGATGCGCTCACCTTACCACGAACACCTGATATGATTACTGTTTTAATgctgattcataaacacatgcttatgATGTAGACGGAGGTGTACAATCTTatggttttgaaaaaaaaccgttTTGTCGGATTTATTTATCAGTATTAGTAAGAGCATCTTCTGCCTAAATACGTTGTCATTGGCATACAGACATGAATCGTTAATACATTCGTTTTGCGTCGACTGCGTGCATATGTACAGAGATGCCTGCATACAATGGGATGTTATTTGCCACAAAAAATACCTGCTTGAGTTGCAACATGCATTTCCTCAGTACCTGGTTAGTTTCATAACCATCCTCCATCCAGTCGCCATCTAACGGACTCCACCATTGTGTGAATCTGCCCCCATAGGTCTTCCCCGCCCTTCTCGGCAAGATTGCGTGCTGGGAGCGTTTTTGGAATGTGACATAAATCATTGACTGAGGAGCAAATGGCGTCTACCGAGTAATATATACCCCTGCTACCCGGTGGGATGGTGGATTTATGTCATAATAAACCCATAACATTGGGAAGTGTCCATTCTCCTGAAAGTATAGCTCGGGGAAACGGTTTCCATTGTAGGCCCCCCTGTGTAAGGAGATCAACACACATACCTTATCATGTGTCATAATATACATAAGTATAGGGGTTTAAGCTACATTTTACAGCTATGTAAACGTAATCTGTTTTGGCTGAAAAGTAAGTTTAACTCGACAGTCAGATGTTTGTTGAGACACCTGTGTTTGGTTGATACACCTGTGTTAATACATTCTAAAAAAGATACAAAATGTCGAGTTTTGCGTGTTCTATCCCCATGTTGAGTGGAAGCGATGTCAGCAGATACCTTCCTGTTTTCAGGACGTTGCTTTTTACAAAGATGTCTTCCGACAGGCTTTGACATCTTGCCTAAATTCCTCGtgtgttattttatttaaaagcaGAATGTTAATTTGCGTTTCGGTGCTACATTTGTAAAGTGCTTATCTGGACAATAACACAGTGGGAATCCCGGATGGCATCAGGTCAGCAAACAAACTATGATTGTAAAAAGAAACGTCTTCATGGAAACAGAGTCGACGAAACCCTTTCATTACCCGCCAGAAATAGAAGGTACAATTCCAACAATGTTATGGGCATGTGAATACACAATTTACAaggtggtcaaatgtaacacctGTTATATCTGGAAGACTCCTTCTTTGTAGAGAAGCCACACACATGAACACGGGTTCATGGATCACTGTCAACATGAAGATGACACCCGGTGTTCATGTTCCGGGAGATGGGTGTTACAGTATCCTGGCGCTGTGGTTCGCTGCTCACAACATGCCATTATATACAATCCGCCTCACTGTggcaggaatactgctgagcgcGGTGTTCAGCAACCGACTTCCGTTACAACCAACACAACACTTATTTGCACACAAGTTTTACGCATTTATTATCAAggtatcataaatatttaaacatgtACAATCGTGGTATAAAATCTTGCTATTTACAATATCACAATAATGCGGTGGAAAGCCAAATCACAAAGGTGTAAAGCTGTACTTGGTGGTGTTAAGCCTTTTCCTCTgtagttatctgcccttggcacGATTCCCTCATTTTCGGTCATATTGCACTCTTAGGGAACACTGTGGTGTCAATGTTAACGTCGTTTTTGTTCACGCGACGTTATGTCAGTTCTTGAGGAAGACCTCAGATACCCAAACGAATCTGTAACTGGCAGTAAGTGGGCGAGGATTGACAGGCGAGGATTGACCTTTAATATGGCACAGTATTAGAAGGTTCATCTGTGGTTCATCTTCTTGAGCTGAGACGATCGAGCaaatctgaaataatagagAACAATGAACTATGTGAAACTTTCCATTATTCAAGCATCAAAAGATGTTTTAATTAAATTTGTGGTTGAACTTCGGTTCATCTTTCGATAACATTATCTTCCAGTTTTCACAATTAATTTAAGTTTAACAGACGTTGTGTTATTAATGTCAAGAACATCTGCGGTTGTGACTATGTGATATTGCAACACTGTCAGGACACACAAAGACGGGGTAATTAAGAGAAATAACGCTGACTCCAAATGATGGGAATAATTTCCACTAACCACGAGATGAGCTTTGTTCCTCGAAATAATGCAGATCCTGTCTTATTGTGCACGCTTGTCAACCGGAAGTACATCCTTGGGTGCAGGTGTCTGAACCGGAAGTGAGTAATGCGCTTGGTCCTGCGTTGAGTCCTCTGCTGCTTTCTGAGCCATTAACGTTACAATCATCTGTTTGATGTGGTCCATGTCTGCAACCAAAACAAAGGACATTAACAAAAGAAAACGTGGGACTCAAACTATTAGTaataaaatgtttcagaatAATTTGTAACATTTCGAAAAACGAgaaatttcattaaaatgttATTATTAATGCCAATTATCTTTCAATAAATGACTGTATTTAATGCAGATCGCCTGCGCCGACGGTTTTCTTTTACAAATTTTGATCAATAACGTTTTTGCCTTTGAAGATATTCCTGTCCTTTCCTTTATACGCTAATGCTTAAATATTAGAGATATTATTAGTCATGCCATAGAGGCATTAGTGGTTGGTGCTTGAACCCTGCAACAACAGTCTGGCATGCGAAATCCGTGAACGTACACAGTCACATGTGAACGCAGAGGGTAATTTACCGTATAAATCATCTACTCATAAACTGTTCTCTGCGCTATGTTGACTGGACAGCACGTGATTTTGTGTCACGTGAGAGGGTCACATGACACACGAGGTGAGGTGAGAATGGCCTTAATGGTCAATTATTCAGTGCAACCTAGGTTACTCTCTGTCACCTCGGGGTAAACTGGCCACCCACATGATGGTGTGCCCGTATTAGTATATTTGTAAAATTAACATATATACTGAGGATCACATGATGGGTGAACTGTTCCTCTTTCCATGTGGTTTCACAAGCACAGGCTATGAAGGAAAATGCAacgaaaataagggaacacttacGCTTTCAGGTGATCTCTTACttatttccctcagtatatttacaaatatacttAACAAGGCCAAAAACTCGTTTTTATCCTCGTCATGAAACTACAAAACGAAAGATCTAATTCATCGTTACGGATTTTTTTCATGTGCTAATGTACTTGTTTTCTAAACGACGGTCTCCTGGGTCAATGAGTACGTTTTCCCTTCCTTCTCCCCCCATCTCGACTCACTACCAACCTCCCCTCCACCCTCTCTTACTCAGGTCGTACTCTTTTGATCTCGAGATTCACCTATCTACTTCCTTTGTCGAGCCACCATCATCCACACCTCGGAAGTATAAAGAGTTACCCAGTGTGAGAGGTCACGGCGCATTGATACATTCTTATAACCGCATTACATATTCTTTGATCCGGGTACTTAAGATATACCGATggtgatgtctgtggggtggcGGGGTGCCTGGAGTACGTTCAAGGCGTGCTCGCAGGGCCACGGCACGAGCGCGTGAGGATAAGTGGGTTGGTTAACAGCTGAAAATAATTCAATAACCTCATCTCCTCCTTATCATAATCATCCAAGGACCATGAATAATGCAGTTTAGAATTTTGGTGTAAGATATGAGAAGAATTTTGTAATACTATATTTTTGATCGGTATGTTGTTATAGTGTAGAGTTTGGTTTACGATTTCACAATAAAATCACCCGTCTGTTAAATTTCCAACGTAAATTAATGCATTGGATGACACGGCGCGGCTTCATTCGGGGCAGTTCAGAAGGGTCGTATTGAGGCAACATCTACAAGCAGTTCATGACATTAATATGACGCATCCTCTCACTGTCTCCTACTTGTCCATGCTACATACTGTCCTGCCTTAATTATTCACAACAGATGACTACAGATACATTATATTAACATAAGGAGAGTTTCCAGAATTAGTAGGAGAGATTGTAGTGGTGTAAGGGTTTTTATTACCCACTTATAGGCTTGCTGAAGACATCCTAGAGATGTTCTAAGTGACCCCGAGttacaaacacatgaaaaaatTAGCACATGTTTCCACACATTTATCTGCTAAAATAAACAAGAAGAAACTATAATGTCACGGGCAGGTGaatcttttaaaaatgctaAAAAAACCGTTAAATGCAAACAATGAACATGTCTATCAAGTCCCTACAGAACCTATGAATCTGCAGAAGGTTGGGCTGTAGCCGTACACACACATGTAACCTAAAACCGCCACCAACCGTTTCGTAGGTGGAGTTTGCTAACCTTATGTCCGTGAAATGATGGatttcaaagaaacaaaaaggTCAATGCTATTCTATAAAAAAATAGATAAATCTGAAACCAATAAATCAGCCGAAGTCGAACGACCACCACCCTTCCACACTTGCGTCGAGACGTATGTGGAGGACCACCCAAATGAAAGACCTTGTGTGAACACATATTTCGTATTGAGTCCGAGCTGTGGAGTGTGTAACACATGCTGTATGGGTCGACCTTCAGTAGACTTCGTGTAATCAGTGCAATTTACTCATGTTACCCCTGAACATGTGTTCGTGAGTTGGTAATGAAATGAGTTTCTGTATGTTCCATCTCACATACATCGTATAAAAGAGAATTTGTTCAAGACATATTTCTGTTTATCTGCATACTTTAATTTCTCTTCTTTCTCTAATAGATACGTGTTTTTATTCATTATTAGGTTTTCGATATTTTATTGCTTCTGAAGTTTAGACTGAACGCCATTGGAGAAATTTTGCCAATTTTTGACTTAGAGGTGTGAAACCGACATCAGATTGACGAAGTGAGACAATCTACACCTGGTGTAAACACAAGGCTAATAGGCCTTTATGTCTGTTTGCAGTGTTAACgattcatcttcatcatttcCTTATATTTCAACTTAAACCTACCACACACGACATTTAATGAACTGTTCTGATATATGCAGTATGCGTAGCTCCTGATCCATGAGCCAGATGTCCCTACGCGCACCCCCTAATACAGGTTTCCCCATGTGGAGACACTACCAGAGTAATCAAGGTCTCGTCTACCTGAGCGTCCGCACAGGTGTCACGCTTGGTGGGAACAGCGTGGGAACGAATCTCAGTCCATGGTTTTAGACGCACTACCATCTGCTGTCTCAAGCCTTCCCCGTCGACTTTCAGCCTTCGGTTGGACCTTTTCTCTCTCAATAACAAAAGATCCACAGAGTGAATCGTCCCGATGGTATGCGATTCTTTTACGGTCAAAACATGTTTCTGGGTGACTAATGTAGACAGCTTTATGATTGATGTCCAATACACCTGATGATTGCGCTTTCTGAGTAGCATTAAATCCTACCTGTAGTCGAGGAACATCTGAGAAGACGGTACTTCCCACGGTGGGGATGTAGGTGTTGGGGATTAGGGTAGGCGTTACCACTGCACAGGTACACTGTTTTATGATGTACACTGTTACTGATTTATGCTAATGTAGGTATAAAACACACCTGTGACATGTGTTTCTTACACCTGACTAAAGAACTGCAATTGAACCGTGCTTTAGCGCCAAAGATTATATGGTGGGTGTATATCTACAGTAGATATACAACGTATACGACAGTGAATCTGTTTTAGCATGCCCTCAGGGATTAACGAGGTGTATACGTGTCAATATAAATATGCATTAAGCTTTTAACAGTTTTACTGGCTTTTGAAAGCGTAGAAGATGTCATTGTTGAACCAAAGACAAGAGTTTATGCAGAGATGATGGTTTGGGGAGGCACAACTTACACTGTCATAGTTCGGTTTGACTTGAACTCTGAGAATTATGAGAGTTATGTGACATttctaaatgaaacaaattttaATTTGGACATTGAATCACGTTTAAATAAATATGTCTATAAAAGGAATGGCAGGAGCCAAATTACCTTCTGAGTCTCCAAATCTCTTCATGAATCGTTCATGGAGCACGTCAATATATTTAACAGCTTCTTCCACTATTGTCACCTGTAACAGTAAAACATTGACAGACAACATGAACCTCCAGTAATAAGTTTTATAACAATGCTCCTAAATGGCTGGTTTACAATGTGCATAAAGGATCGGGGACACGTGACCGACTTGTAACAGTGTAAAGAGATAATGATAAAAGACCAACATATTTAATGACACAAGTATCCGGTTCTCCCTCGCGGCCCTTAACTGCGGCAACTGTGATCCATAATCTGATTTACAGCCTCAGTCTTATCCTTCTAATCACCAGACAGTGTGGGAATGAGATACTGGTGCTTGGTAGATGGATACACATAATTTGCAATTTGAGGAAgcagaaaaataattattttttttataattacaTGTACTTGTATTAACTCTACCGTATTTCCCATATAATGACCCGACTGAAGGCTTTTATCAGGAAGGAAAATGTCATCTAAACGTACACTTAACACACAGCATGAAACAGTGTATGTAAGGTACACTCAGCTCAAACCATCTTCATTCATGCAGGGTTGAATATACAATATACCCAACATTTAGGAACCTATCTGTATATTACCCCAGAAAAAACtggcttacacatgattgttgctaaaacGGTTGGACAAGCCCTCAATATTATCTAAATATAATGGGCCAAATGGTCGGATGCTAATACGTTTTAACCGAGTCATTATGCACCGAATATTAACATGTgacacattaataaaatattgttctttttcttctctaaatataaagctttgcaacctatcgggcgtacaggaaaacattgtcttgcTACGCGCTTGGTTTATATGCAGTAAGAGAAATCTTGGTTTATGTTCTGTTGGAATAGGACGACTGACAGAAAATGGAATTTCTGCGTGTCCTAAACATGAACGTAGTTTCTGTTTTGTCTCCGTCTTTTATACTGAGTACGGCATGTTAATCACCAACGTAATAGAGACCCGGGGTAGCTCATTTGAAATCTCTCAGATAATGACACTGTCGGAACAATTTCCTTATGTGTGAGGCTTGTGATCAGAAAACCATATTTTCACGATAGCATAAAGAGAAATCTAATCTACGGCTGTCAGCTAAATGAGTTATTATACCGCCCCCAAACACTCATGGAGTTGTCAACCGGTGTCAGTGTGTTGACAGTACCAGACGTTACTTCGCGGAATCCCGCTGACATAATTCCCAACGATAAACATACAGATCACCTATATCCACCAATATAGCAGATGATATCTTTAGAGATCGGACTTTGCCCTTAAGCTCTCCTATGACAGGACCAGGAAATAATGACTGGGTCCTAATAAGCGGCAGCTGGGGTGGGTTTCGTTAACTATTGGGCACATTTGTCCGGCAACTTAGAATGCTTAGCACTAAGGACTGGCTTTGTAACGCGAGCCTATAAAACATATAATCACGACATTATTTATTTAATCACTTTTATCTTTTGTCGCAGTTTGCCAGGGTTGGAGCGGATATTGGACTCGAATCAGATGGTTCGTTCACAGACGCATTGATCTGTCAAAACATAGTCCGCGGAGAGAACCTCACAGGGCGTCATCGTATCGGTGGAGCTGAGTCGCCGGGCCCTGTCGGGGCACAAAGCCGGTCATAATTAACTTCGTAATTTCACGAAGGCCATCCCTTGGAGACGTCACAAACACAGCACGCGCATGGTTTCCTTCATTGTCTTGTGCTGGCTTGACAAACCCTTCACCAGAGGGCGCCAAGAAGCACTGATTGTCTTCTTAGCTGTCACGCGCATTGACACCGTGCAGCAGACGACATTTCGTTTGATTAAGAAGACAAATGTCCACACCTTCATCATGGAAAGGAAATATTGCCCCGACTTATATTTGTTCGCCCTTACCGGCTGGATCTGACACATGACTGGATTAGGATTGCATAAATTAACATCGACTATCATTCGTTAACACAACCTCTGCTGGATGAGATACGGGATAGGGGTATATATGAGCAACTCACTTCTGAGCTATTTTGAAAACTGACCATTTAATTGTAATGATTAGAGACTAAACACGCTCGGGAAATATCCTCCTCGGGTGACCCGTATGTAATTTCCAGAACGCCGTTGTGGAGCATGCGCAGATTTCATCAATAATCCCCAATCAACACATGTTAGGTCGCATCTTACTACCCTTCACTCTGATACCTTAAAAATCTGTTTCGGGTTTTAATCAATCCTAATTAGACCAGATTTCCTATTTACTTTCTGTTTCGCAATGGGTAATTTGAACACAGCGAGACGGTAATAATCATTTAAGGCATCTATTCTGTTGACCGtgaaagaaatgtttcatttatacACGATGAAACGCTGTACTTGTTGTTACTTTGCCTGAGGTACGACTTAGTGGCTGCGAAATTTTATGGCAGTGGGCTAGTACTAAAAATTATCATTAGTCACACGCACATGCGTAGAACGAGACTAGTTCACCCGCTCTAAACCCCCGACACGCTGCAATGACTAAATAATCTCCCTTACCCACtcagcagaactgaaaaaataCTAGCATTAAAAACTGCCCATCACACACCCCGACCGAGACTTCAGCGACGTCATGACAAAACCAATAATCCTAGAGAGTCAGAGTTAGTAAGTCAGGTTGTTTGCCTCGATAAACAGCATTAAAGccacagggaacaccagaaatgtagtCACACTAGGCACGTGTGTAGaaacgaacccaggtcttctgcgTTATGAGCCAGCTCATACCACTGGACCATCACATTACGACTAGGCAGGTCAAAATAGACCCGAATAATGTCTGGGGTCATATGTTAAACATATTAGCGGCAAGAGACTGGTCGTCAGAATACACCATCGCTCCGCCCTCTACGCTCAAGACACACCGCTGCTGTATAGCTATTACTGCCTGTATCTATACAGGTTTTATTACCGCGTCCTCGCCCATGTGACGGTGATGCCGCAAACAAATCCCAGAATGTCAATGGTTTGTAACACATGAAACCTCAAACATCGCTACACTAT
It encodes:
- the LOC137261391 gene encoding uncharacterized protein, translating into MKAISHGSNSCVYARRCVRRYRRWQRNKAYTRLRAMVPSVAQQQKVSKVTIVEEAVKYIDVLHERFMKRFGDSEDMDHIKQMIVTLMAQKAAEDSTQDQAHYSLPVQTPAPKDVLPVDKRAQ